A DNA window from Zingiber officinale cultivar Zhangliang chromosome 3A, Zo_v1.1, whole genome shotgun sequence contains the following coding sequences:
- the LOC122050377 gene encoding glucan endo-1,3-beta-glucosidase-like, giving the protein MAMRNIHYSSIAIVVLIVSTAFMVPTRVSAIGVCYGRVGNNLPPPPEVVALFKSNQIDRMRIYEPYPDVLAALAGSNISLIVGTLNQDVQRLALDVSAAQNWVKTNILPHIGNVNFRYINIGNEIIPSDMAQFILPAMCNVQSALLANNINTIKVTTSVAMTVLGASYPPSAGDFTVAAKVIISPIVHFLAANEAPLLVNIYPYFAYKDNSKDISLDYALFKATGVIVQDGNFGYQNLFDAMLDSVNAAMEKVGGASVGVVVSESGWPSGGDFGAEVNNAGTYNQNLINHVAKGTPKKPEVAIETYLFAMFNENQKGPAELEKFFGLFFPDKTPVYPLKFT; this is encoded by the exons ATGGCTATGCGAAATATTCATTATTCTTCCATTGCCATTGTGGTGCTAATCGTCTCGACTGCTTTTATGGTTCCGACAA GAGTGAGTGCTATTGGAGTTTGTTATGGAAGGGTAGGAAATAACTTGCCACCACCTCCAGAGGTTGTGGCTCTGTTCAAGTCCAACCAAATCGATCGCATGAGAATCTATGAACCATACCCTGATGTGCTTGCCGCCTTGGCAGGATCCAACATAAGTCTCATAGTCGGGACGCTCAACCAAGACGTGCAACGATTGGCCCTTGATGTTTCGGCGGCTCAAAATTGGGTCAAAACCAATATACTCCCCCACATCGGCAATGTCAACTTTCGTTACATCAACATCGGCAATGAGATCATTCCGAGTGATATGGCTCAGTTCATCCTCCCCGCCATGTGCAATGTCCAAAGTGCACTCCTCGCGAACAACATTAACACCATCAAAGTTACCACTTCGGTGGCCATGACCGTGCTCGGGGCTTCATATCCACCTTCGGCCGGGGATTTCACGGTCGCGGCAAAAGTTATCATCAGCCCCATTGTGCATTTCCTCGCGGCGAATGAGGCTCCGCTCCTTGTGAACATTTACCCATATTTTGCGTACAAGGATAACTCCAAGGATATTTCATTGGACTATGCCTTATTCAAAGCGACCGGGGTGATAGTTCAAGATGGAAATTTTGGATACCAAAATCTATTTGATGCAATGTTGGATTCGGTCAATGCGGCGATGGAGAAAGTTGGAGGGGCAAGTGTGGGTGTCGTGGTTTCCGAGAGTGGTTGGCCATCCGGCGGTGACTTTGGAGCGGAAGTCAACAATGCTGGCACTTACAATCAAAATTTGATCAACCATGTTGCGAAAGGGACACCAAAGAAGCCTGAGGTTGCAATTGAGACATACTTGTTCGCGATGTTCAACGAGAATCAAAAAGGTCCGGCGGAGTTGGAGAAGTTCTTTGGTCTCTTTTTTCCGGACAAGACACCGGTTTATCCTTTGAAATTTACCTAA